The following proteins are co-located in the Haloplanus sp. HW8-1 genome:
- a CDS encoding FAD-binding protein yields MHEYDVIVVGAGGAGLRAAIAAQEAGADVAMVTKLHPVRSHTGAAEGGINAALREGDDWELHAYDTMKGADYLADAPAAEALTQESPEEVIQLEHWGMAFSRDDDGRVSQRPFGGLSFPRTTYAGAETGHHLLHTLYEQVVKRGIEVFDEWYVLNLAVSDEERPEDRSCHGVVAYETATGNVEAFTARDGVILATGGLGQVYDHTTNAVANTGDGVAMAYRAGVPAEDMEMIQFHPTTLPSTGVLISEGVRGEGGILYNEEGERFMFEHGYANNDGELASRDVVSRAELTEVNEGRGIEDEYVHLDMRHLGEERIVDRLENILHLAEDFEGVDGLEEPMPVKPGQHYAMGGIETDEFGQTCVDGLYAVGECACASVHGSNRLGGNALPELIVFGKRAGRHAADEDLGEPRVTVGKTDEVDPGDVEVPVELGEPWETNADAVADGGATADAAAAVVKRTLERERERVERLLERDEGTKHSDIRAAVQRTMTENVNVFREESALKEALVDIHAARQRYRDVSVADPSSTYNTDLIQTIETRNLLDIAEMITVGALAREEFRGAHWRKQYQERRDEEWLKHTMVSWSDGSPELWYKPVVLDGENQTYEPKERSY; encoded by the coding sequence ATGCACGAATACGACGTCATCGTGGTCGGCGCGGGCGGAGCAGGCCTGCGCGCGGCCATCGCGGCACAGGAAGCGGGCGCGGACGTGGCGATGGTCACGAAACTCCACCCCGTCCGGAGTCACACGGGCGCGGCGGAGGGCGGGATCAACGCCGCGCTCCGCGAGGGCGACGACTGGGAACTCCACGCCTACGACACGATGAAGGGCGCGGACTACCTCGCCGACGCCCCGGCAGCGGAGGCGCTGACCCAGGAGAGCCCCGAGGAGGTCATCCAACTCGAACACTGGGGGATGGCGTTCTCCCGCGACGACGACGGCCGCGTCTCCCAGCGGCCCTTCGGTGGGCTCTCCTTCCCGCGGACGACCTACGCGGGCGCGGAGACGGGGCATCACCTCCTGCATACGCTGTACGAACAGGTGGTCAAACGGGGCATCGAGGTGTTCGACGAATGGTACGTCCTGAACCTCGCCGTCTCCGACGAGGAACGACCGGAGGACCGGTCGTGTCACGGCGTGGTCGCCTACGAGACGGCGACGGGGAACGTGGAGGCGTTCACCGCCCGGGACGGCGTGATCCTCGCCACCGGCGGCCTGGGTCAGGTGTACGACCACACCACGAACGCCGTCGCGAACACGGGCGACGGCGTCGCGATGGCCTACCGGGCGGGCGTCCCCGCGGAGGACATGGAGATGATCCAGTTCCACCCGACGACCCTCCCCTCGACGGGCGTCCTGATCTCGGAGGGGGTCCGCGGCGAGGGCGGTATCCTCTACAACGAGGAGGGCGAGCGGTTCATGTTCGAACACGGCTACGCGAACAACGACGGCGAACTCGCCTCCAGGGACGTGGTCTCGCGGGCCGAACTGACCGAGGTCAACGAGGGTCGCGGCATCGAAGACGAGTACGTCCACCTCGACATGCGTCACCTCGGCGAGGAGCGCATCGTCGACCGACTGGAGAACATCCTCCATCTCGCGGAGGACTTCGAGGGTGTCGACGGCCTCGAAGAGCCGATGCCGGTCAAACCGGGCCAACACTACGCGATGGGCGGCATCGAGACCGACGAGTTCGGTCAGACCTGCGTCGACGGGCTGTACGCGGTCGGTGAGTGTGCCTGTGCGAGCGTCCACGGGTCGAACCGCCTCGGTGGCAACGCTCTGCCGGAACTCATCGTGTTCGGCAAGCGCGCCGGGCGACACGCCGCGGACGAGGACCTGGGCGAGCCGCGAGTGACGGTCGGCAAGACGGACGAGGTCGACCCGGGTGACGTCGAGGTGCCGGTCGAACTGGGCGAGCCGTGGGAGACGAACGCCGACGCGGTGGCCGACGGCGGGGCGACCGCCGACGCGGCGGCGGCCGTCGTCAAGCGGACGCTCGAACGCGAGCGCGAGCGAGTCGAACGCCTGCTCGAACGCGACGAGGGGACCAAACACTCCGACATCCGCGCGGCGGTCCAGCGGACGATGACGGAGAACGTCAACGTCTTCCGCGAGGAGAGCGCGCTGAAGGAGGCGCTGGTCGACATCCACGCCGCACGCCAGCGCTACCGCGACGTGTCCGTCGCCGATCCGTCGAGCACCTACAACACGGACCTGATCCAGACCATCGAGACGCGGAACCTGTTGGACATCGCCGAGATGATCACCGTCGGTGCCCTCGCCCGCGAGGAGTTCCGCGGCGCCCACTGGCGCAAACAGTATCAGGAGCGGCGGGACGAGGAGTGGCTCAAACACACGATGGTGTCCTGGTCGGACGGCTCGCCCGAACTCTGGTACAAGCCGGTCGTGCTGGACGGCGAGAACCAGACCTACGAGCCGAAAGAGCGGAGCTACTGA
- a CDS encoding site-specific integrase: MARRGDDPSHKYAKERERIKDSELSDSDTQAILRFLSAFDDNDLSQSYTNERGETETLSYNSLESYGRSMRLIAKESDRDLLDHSLNSLGSVFSTFLDNLAVETVRQRQAGATKFYRFHDTEIDPDEIPLQKRENDTSVDERDMFTREEVQRMRDACDNARDRCLIELLLYTGQRIRAIQTLRLKDIDLEENVYYLNTDELGLKGADKTGKKRPLLGATNAVRDWVNKHPTGERDDYLITSLPSASNTEGDGEYLSAPAIRYRLKKIVERAEVDKPFHAHNWRHYFVTVCIRDYDMDPSVVKFLIGHDEDSSVMETTYQHLTDEDYIDAARRSADAGRDPQQRESALTPDTCPTCDEPQPPNAKACSNCGTVFTPDAQQAKQQVEDVVHEGAKQADSDAEREAIDAIREYVKENPEVAVENPELVDKLLGDE; encoded by the coding sequence ATGGCCCGACGCGGGGACGATCCGTCTCACAAGTACGCGAAAGAACGGGAACGGATTAAAGACTCGGAATTGTCGGACTCCGACACACAGGCAATATTACGGTTCTTGTCAGCGTTTGACGACAATGACCTATCACAGTCGTACACAAATGAACGGGGTGAGACTGAAACTCTGTCGTACAACTCGCTCGAAAGCTACGGGCGATCTATGCGATTGATTGCCAAAGAGTCCGACCGTGATCTACTCGATCATAGTCTCAATTCCCTTGGGTCGGTCTTTAGCACCTTCTTGGATAATTTGGCCGTCGAGACGGTGCGACAGCGTCAGGCAGGTGCGACGAAATTCTATAGATTTCACGATACCGAGATTGACCCAGATGAAATCCCCCTGCAAAAGCGTGAGAATGATACTTCCGTTGATGAACGGGATATGTTCACCCGTGAAGAAGTCCAACGGATGCGGGATGCCTGTGATAATGCACGGGACAGGTGCCTGATTGAACTTCTACTGTATACGGGACAACGTATCCGTGCTATTCAGACGCTCCGACTGAAGGATATTGATCTTGAAGAAAACGTTTACTACCTCAATACTGACGAATTAGGGCTGAAAGGTGCGGATAAGACGGGAAAGAAGCGTCCATTACTTGGTGCGACGAACGCTGTTCGAGATTGGGTCAACAAACATCCGACTGGGGAACGAGACGACTATCTGATTACGTCGCTCCCCTCAGCAAGCAATACCGAGGGTGACGGCGAATATCTCTCTGCCCCCGCTATCCGATACCGACTCAAGAAGATTGTAGAGCGGGCGGAAGTGGACAAGCCCTTTCATGCCCACAATTGGCGGCATTATTTTGTCACGGTTTGTATCAGGGATTACGACATGGACCCGTCGGTTGTGAAGTTCCTAATCGGGCATGATGAAGACTCGTCCGTGATGGAAACGACATACCAGCATTTGACTGACGAGGATTACATTGACGCTGCCCGCCGATCCGCTGACGCGGGGCGTGACCCCCAACAACGAGAAAGCGCCCTGACGCCCGACACCTGCCCGACTTGCGACGAGCCTCAGCCACCAAATGCAAAGGCGTGTTCAAACTGTGGGACTGTCTTCACCCCCGATGCACAGCAGGCGAAACAGCAAGTTGAGGATGTCGTCCACGAGGGAGCGAAGCAAGCCGACTCCGATGCGGAACGTGAGGCTATTGATGCTATTCGTGAGTATGTGAAAGAGAATCCAGAGGTGGCCGTCGAGAACCCCGAGTTAGTCGACAAACTCCTTGGTGACGAGTAA
- a CDS encoding succinate dehydrogenase/fumarate reductase iron-sulfur subunit → MSTQRPEPETETQSTETDADAVAESSRDRRLDEKRQRAEERERKRIEEAERAEADAERYHLKVFRYDPEVEGKQEPRFDDFHVPYETGMTVLDALIYARDEFDASLTFRHSCRQAICGSDALFINGRQRLGCQTQLSDLDRPVRIEPLPHQEVVKDLVVDMEHFYDQMESVEPYFQTTDRPDGELEEQRQSRENREKIKTSTRCIWCGACMSSCNIAAGDNEYLGPAAINKAYRFAMDEREGEDMKQRRLEIIEQEHGVWRCQTQFSCTEVCPKDIPLTEHIQELKREAVKSNLKFW, encoded by the coding sequence ATGAGTACGCAACGACCCGAACCCGAGACCGAGACGCAGAGCACGGAAACCGACGCCGACGCAGTGGCCGAATCGTCACGGGACCGCCGCCTCGACGAGAAACGCCAGCGCGCCGAGGAGCGCGAGCGAAAGCGGATCGAGGAGGCCGAACGCGCCGAGGCGGACGCGGAGCGCTACCATCTGAAAGTGTTCCGCTACGACCCCGAGGTCGAGGGGAAACAGGAGCCCCGCTTCGACGACTTCCACGTGCCCTACGAGACGGGGATGACGGTGCTGGACGCGCTCATCTACGCGCGCGACGAGTTCGACGCCAGCCTCACGTTCCGACACTCCTGCCGACAGGCGATCTGTGGCTCGGACGCGCTGTTCATCAACGGTCGGCAGCGCCTCGGCTGTCAGACCCAACTTTCGGACCTCGATCGGCCGGTCCGGATCGAACCGCTCCCCCACCAAGAGGTGGTGAAAGACCTAGTCGTGGACATGGAGCACTTCTACGACCAGATGGAGTCGGTCGAACCGTACTTCCAGACGACCGACCGCCCGGACGGGGAACTGGAAGAACAGCGCCAGAGCCGGGAGAACCGCGAGAAGATCAAGACCTCGACGCGGTGTATCTGGTGTGGCGCGTGTATGTCCTCCTGTAACATCGCGGCGGGCGACAACGAGTATCTCGGCCCGGCGGCAATCAACAAGGCCTACCGCTTCGCGATGGACGAGCGGGAGGGCGAGGACATGAAACAGCGGCGCCTGGAGATCATCGAACAGGAACACGGCGTCTGGCGGTGTCAGACCCAGTTCTCCTGTACGGAGGTCTGTCCGAAGGACATTCCCCTGACCGAGCACATCCAGGAACTGAAACGCGAAGCGGTCAAGAGCAACCTGAAGTTTTGGTGA
- a CDS encoding succinate dehydrogenase codes for MAERYSSFTAGGRLWLWQRITAAFLIVVLAFHFFLLHFVHHADEVTFLMSANRMETWSYYSLMVLFLVTATFHGVNGVYNALINAGLTGTKRQVVKAVLVVASLLLLVQGFRTANAWAGIDLLPIL; via the coding sequence ATGGCCGAGCGCTACTCCTCCTTTACCGCAGGCGGGCGTCTGTGGCTCTGGCAGCGGATCACCGCCGCCTTCCTGATCGTGGTGCTCGCCTTCCACTTTTTCCTCCTCCATTTCGTCCACCACGCCGACGAGGTGACCTTCCTCATGAGCGCCAACCGGATGGAGACTTGGAGTTACTACTCGCTGATGGTCCTCTTTCTGGTGACCGCGACGTTCCACGGCGTCAACGGCGTCTACAACGCCCTGATCAACGCCGGGCTGACGGGGACCAAACGACAGGTCGTCAAGGCCGTCCTCGTCGTCGCGAGCCTGCTTCTCCTCGTGCAGGGCTTCCGGACCGCGAACGCCTGGGCGGGCATCGACCTCCTCCCGATACTATGA
- the sdhC gene encoding succinate dehydrogenase, cytochrome b556 subunit: protein MSQSYDRGLIEDFGRWREFSAGMWAWIFHKFTGWVLVGYLFTHVAVLSTALTSASADPATVAANQDLYTQTIRTLESLLVVRILEVGLLAVAVFHILNGSRLLLVDLGIGLESQDRAFYASLILTGAIVVASVPTFLAGVSL from the coding sequence ATGAGTCAGTCCTATGATCGGGGCCTCATCGAGGACTTCGGCCGGTGGCGGGAGTTCTCGGCGGGAATGTGGGCCTGGATCTTCCATAAGTTCACGGGGTGGGTGCTGGTCGGATATCTGTTCACTCACGTGGCGGTGCTGAGTACAGCACTCACGTCTGCGAGCGCCGATCCCGCGACGGTCGCGGCGAACCAGGATCTCTACACGCAGACCATCCGGACGCTGGAGAGCCTGCTGGTGGTTCGCATCCTCGAGGTCGGACTGCTGGCGGTGGCCGTGTTCCACATCCTCAACGGGAGCCGGCTACTGCTGGTCGATCTGGGGATCGGCCTCGAATCACAGGATCGAGCCTTCTACGCGTCGCTGATCCTGACGGGCGCCATCGTCGTCGCGAGCGTCCCCACCTTCCTCGCGGGGGTGTCGCTCTGA
- a CDS encoding succinylglutamate desuccinylase/aspartoacylase family protein, translating to MTSDAAFTYNGGKVAPGERQNLRYGISETYLGDPVRIPVTIVNGERPGPTVFLSAAAHGDELNGIEVVREVAFEWDLSELEGSIVCLPVLNVPGFLTQQRYLPIYDRDLNRSFPGNPASTSAKRMAHAIFRNFVEPCDLGVDFHTSTRGRTNMLHVRADMSRQAVSRLAHAFGASVIVDGAGSDGTLRGEATRAGVPTVTVEMGQAHRFERSLIDDALDGVRSVFAEYDLRDPDRVRWPGWRTVVTEKTWIRADAGGIVDMHHDRGSLVREGERICTITDPFKADGTPVRAPFTGVLIGVLENPVVYPGNPICHLADLDEKTARVVERRRSNR from the coding sequence ATGACTTCGGACGCGGCCTTCACGTACAACGGCGGGAAGGTCGCCCCCGGCGAGCGGCAGAACCTCCGGTACGGCATCAGCGAGACGTATCTGGGCGATCCGGTTCGTATTCCCGTCACGATCGTCAACGGCGAACGCCCAGGGCCGACGGTGTTTCTCTCGGCGGCCGCCCACGGGGACGAACTCAACGGCATCGAGGTGGTCCGGGAGGTGGCCTTCGAGTGGGACCTCTCGGAGTTGGAAGGTTCCATCGTCTGTCTTCCCGTGTTGAACGTGCCCGGCTTCCTCACCCAGCAACGGTACCTGCCGATCTACGACCGCGACCTGAACCGGTCGTTCCCGGGCAATCCCGCCTCGACGAGCGCGAAACGGATGGCTCACGCCATTTTCCGGAACTTCGTCGAGCCCTGTGACCTGGGAGTCGACTTTCACACCTCGACGCGAGGACGGACCAACATGCTCCACGTCCGGGCGGACATGAGTCGACAGGCCGTGTCGCGACTTGCGCACGCCTTCGGTGCGAGCGTCATCGTCGACGGCGCGGGCAGCGACGGGACGCTCCGCGGCGAGGCCACACGGGCGGGCGTGCCCACGGTGACGGTGGAGATGGGCCAAGCCCACCGCTTCGAACGATCGCTCATCGACGACGCCCTCGACGGCGTCAGGAGCGTCTTCGCCGAGTACGACCTCCGGGACCCGGACCGGGTCCGGTGGCCCGGATGGCGGACGGTCGTGACCGAGAAGACCTGGATCCGGGCCGACGCGGGCGGCATCGTCGACATGCACCACGACCGCGGGAGTCTGGTGCGGGAGGGGGAACGGATCTGTACCATCACCGATCCGTTCAAGGCCGACGGGACGCCGGTGCGAGCGCCGTTCACGGGCGTGTTGATCGGGGTGCTCGAGAACCCGGTCGTCTACCCGGGCAACCCCATCTGTCACCTGGCGGATCTCGACGAGAAGACAGCGAGAGTCGTCGAACGACGACGTTCTAATCGATGA
- a CDS encoding DUF1405 domain-containing protein yields MVTVSFDAGRYVEYYLGNAPSLSTLLVANGAAFLVGVSFYVHSTPRSLADVPTFLYPLFADSPTALALVTLSLATLLPTLGRRRVRDAPSNTPLIYLHTFAFVWLVKYGLWTVVALNLHPDQYLGFAGAALWDYWGIVLTHLLFVAEALVIPYYGRTTDRALKVALGALLLNDVFDYALGYHPPLRYDPGIPLVLATLLLSLGAVAAAHRLFDRPERFDPLAPGDHG; encoded by the coding sequence ATGGTCACGGTTTCGTTCGATGCCGGGCGATACGTCGAGTACTACCTCGGCAACGCGCCCAGCCTCTCGACGCTCCTGGTCGCCAACGGCGCCGCCTTCCTCGTCGGCGTCAGTTTCTACGTCCACTCCACGCCCCGTTCGCTCGCCGACGTCCCGACTTTCCTCTATCCGCTCTTCGCGGACTCTCCGACCGCGCTCGCGCTGGTGACGCTCTCGCTCGCGACACTCCTCCCGACCCTCGGCCGCCGTCGCGTCCGGGACGCCCCCTCCAATACCCCGCTCATCTATCTCCACACCTTCGCGTTCGTCTGGCTCGTCAAGTACGGCCTCTGGACCGTCGTCGCGCTCAACCTCCACCCCGACCAGTACCTCGGCTTCGCCGGCGCCGCGCTCTGGGACTACTGGGGCATCGTCCTCACGCACCTGCTTTTCGTCGCCGAGGCGCTCGTCATTCCCTACTACGGGCGGACGACCGATCGGGCGCTGAAGGTCGCCCTCGGGGCCCTCCTTCTCAACGACGTCTTCGACTACGCGCTCGGCTACCACCCGCCGCTCCGGTACGACCCCGGCATCCCGCTCGTCCTCGCGACCCTGCTCCTGTCGCTGGGTGCCGTGGCCGCCGCCCACCGGCTGTTCGACCGCCCCGAGCGGTTCGACCCGCTGGCGCCCGGTGACCACGGATGA
- a CDS encoding DNA-3-methyladenine glycosylase family protein, which produces MTDWKAVLRADPVMADLIATYGDRRLRPAENQFRRLVVSIVNQQLSTASAAAIRERVFDRLGEVTPATVLAADRDTLRDAGLSGTKVDYLRNAATAFRERDLTREGLADYDDEAVIDELTTITGVGRWTAEMYLLFVLGREDVLPLGDLAVRRGLEDLYGCASRPAMRAVADDWRPYRSYGTLYVWAHYEDSP; this is translated from the coding sequence ATGACCGACTGGAAGGCCGTCCTCCGTGCCGACCCCGTGATGGCCGACCTGATCGCGACCTACGGCGATCGGCGGCTCCGTCCGGCCGAAAACCAGTTTCGCCGTCTCGTCGTGAGCATCGTCAATCAGCAGCTATCGACGGCGAGCGCCGCGGCGATCCGCGAACGGGTCTTCGACCGGCTGGGCGAGGTGACGCCCGCGACGGTACTCGCCGCCGACCGCGACACGCTCCGGGACGCCGGGCTCTCGGGGACCAAGGTCGACTACCTCCGGAACGCCGCCACGGCCTTCCGCGAGCGTGACCTCACCCGCGAGGGCCTCGCCGACTACGACGACGAGGCCGTGATCGACGAACTCACGACGATCACGGGTGTCGGGCGGTGGACCGCGGAGATGTACCTGCTCTTCGTCCTGGGGCGCGAGGACGTCCTTCCGCTCGGTGACCTCGCCGTCCGGCGGGGACTCGAGGACCTCTACGGCTGTGCATCGCGGCCGGCGATGCGGGCTGTCGCCGACGACTGGCGCCCGTATCGCTCCTACGGCACCCTGTACGTCTGGGCACACTACGAGGACTCACCGTAG
- a CDS encoding CNNM domain-containing protein, producing MTPFEVGLRLVAGVLLILANGFFVAVEFALTRVRQYPESEFDTPALRRAWEMTQDLEIYLTSCQVGITATSIAVGIVAEPALAALFEPVFAGSALAGIGAGALIAYAIINLLHLTHGEQTPTYLGVERSKFVCRYGARPLYWFAWLISPIMRVGDSVAKATLSLFGVEMSGAWLETEEEVIESRADLRNRLGSLLDEGDLPDERREEVLNALAVDEMAVAEIMTDADAVVALSTAASVEENLATIRETPHTRFPLVGEDATDFRGIVYTPSVLTHMAALERGERSFEDIAAPPMTLAAETNVSDAFDQFQTQDQELALVVRDGDVVGLLTATDALEAVMGELEDPLDRAYGESS from the coding sequence ATGACCCCGTTCGAAGTCGGCCTGCGTCTCGTCGCAGGCGTGCTTCTCATCCTGGCGAACGGCTTTTTCGTCGCCGTCGAATTCGCGCTGACCCGGGTACGCCAGTACCCCGAATCGGAGTTCGACACGCCCGCCCTGCGCCGGGCGTGGGAGATGACCCAGGATCTCGAGATCTACCTCACGAGCTGTCAGGTGGGGATCACCGCCACCAGCATCGCGGTCGGGATCGTCGCCGAACCGGCGCTGGCGGCGCTGTTCGAACCCGTCTTCGCCGGGAGCGCGCTCGCAGGCATCGGCGCGGGAGCGCTGATCGCGTACGCGATCATCAACCTCCTGCATCTGACCCACGGCGAGCAGACGCCGACGTATCTCGGCGTCGAGCGCTCGAAGTTCGTCTGTCGGTACGGCGCTCGACCGCTGTACTGGTTCGCGTGGCTCATCTCGCCGATCATGCGGGTGGGCGACAGCGTCGCAAAGGCGACCCTGTCCCTGTTCGGGGTCGAGATGTCGGGGGCGTGGCTCGAAACCGAGGAGGAGGTGATCGAGTCGCGTGCGGACCTCCGGAACCGCCTCGGCTCCCTACTCGACGAGGGCGACCTCCCCGACGAGCGACGGGAGGAGGTCCTCAACGCGCTCGCGGTCGACGAGATGGCGGTCGCGGAGATCATGACCGACGCGGACGCGGTGGTCGCGCTGTCGACGGCGGCGTCGGTCGAGGAGAACCTGGCGACGATTCGGGAGACGCCACACACGCGCTTCCCGCTGGTCGGCGAGGACGCCACGGACTTCAGAGGGATCGTCTACACGCCGTCGGTGCTGACACACATGGCGGCGCTCGAACGCGGCGAGCGGAGCTTCGAGGACATCGCGGCGCCGCCGATGACGCTCGCGGCGGAGACGAACGTCAGCGACGCCTTCGATCAGTTCCAGACCCAGGATCAGGAACTCGCGCTGGTCGTCAGGGACGGCGACGTCGTCGGCCTCCTGACCGCGACGGACGCGCTCGAGGCGGTGATGGGCGAACTGGAGGATCCCCTCGACCGCGCCTACGGTGAGTCCTCGTAG
- a CDS encoding RimK/LysX family protein: MTDDTQDGVSVGVLSLHNSKETKAILNAVEDLGHDPVWLRRENTTVTIEDSEVTVEPDVDVVANRLLLSTTGDPAELLGLATTFNRIRPMLNEPDAVLTAIHKFATAATLADWNVRVPDAFLALSNDSLNGGRDRFGDIGVYKTAIGTHGGGTWKVDLTEPVNPRVGNRQAFLQELVERDESSHRDLRVYVVDDEIVGAMYRYAPEGDWRTNVALGGDVADAGDDLPETAAETALYTTEVMGLDYAGVDLIEGEDGWFVLEVNPTAGFKGLYRATGTSPAPYVAKLAIERAGGEVDDGRVETLAATLDDSTPACKPRITPPEQEDLPVIGYIEDVIVSGTSGSTQVKAKSDTGATRTSIDTGLAAEIGAGPIKSMTRVKSGSVKSGKARPVVDLVIGIGGTQHTVTASVEDRSHMDYPLLLGRDVLEHYRVDVRRRSDDEERGDGELLEE; the protein is encoded by the coding sequence ATGACCGACGACACGCAGGACGGCGTCAGTGTTGGGGTGTTATCGCTCCACAACAGCAAGGAGACGAAGGCGATTCTGAACGCGGTCGAGGACCTCGGCCACGACCCGGTGTGGCTGCGGCGGGAGAACACGACCGTCACCATCGAGGACAGCGAGGTGACGGTCGAACCGGACGTGGACGTGGTCGCGAACCGCCTCCTGCTCTCGACGACGGGCGACCCGGCCGAGTTGCTGGGGCTGGCGACGACGTTCAACCGCATCCGGCCGATGCTGAACGAACCGGACGCGGTGCTGACGGCGATACACAAGTTCGCGACGGCGGCGACGCTCGCGGACTGGAACGTCCGCGTCCCGGACGCCTTCCTGGCGCTGTCGAACGACAGCCTCAACGGCGGTCGGGACCGGTTCGGCGACATCGGCGTCTACAAGACGGCCATCGGCACCCACGGCGGCGGCACCTGGAAGGTGGACCTGACCGAACCCGTCAACCCGCGGGTCGGCAACAGGCAGGCGTTCCTCCAGGAACTCGTGGAACGCGACGAGAGCAGCCACCGCGATCTCCGGGTGTACGTCGTCGACGACGAGATCGTCGGCGCCATGTACCGCTACGCGCCGGAGGGGGACTGGCGGACGAACGTCGCTCTCGGGGGCGACGTGGCCGACGCGGGCGACGACCTGCCCGAGACGGCGGCAGAGACGGCACTGTACACGACCGAGGTGATGGGACTCGATTACGCCGGCGTCGACCTGATCGAAGGCGAGGACGGCTGGTTCGTCCTCGAAGTCAACCCCACGGCGGGGTTCAAGGGACTGTACCGGGCGACGGGAACGAGCCCCGCGCCGTACGTGGCGAAACTGGCCATCGAACGCGCCGGTGGGGAGGTCGACGACGGGCGCGTCGAGACGCTGGCGGCTACCCTCGACGACTCGACGCCGGCCTGCAAGCCACGGATCACGCCCCCGGAACAGGAGGACCTCCCGGTCATCGGCTACATCGAGGACGTCATCGTCAGCGGCACGAGCGGCTCGACGCAGGTGAAGGCCAAATCCGACACCGGGGCGACGCGGACGAGCATCGACACCGGCCTCGCGGCCGAAATCGGCGCGGGACCGATCAAGAGCATGACCCGGGTGAAGTCGGGGAGCGTCAAGTCCGGAAAGGCCCGGCCGGTGGTCGACCTGGTCATCGGCATCGGCGGCACCCAGCACACCGTCACCGCGAGCGTCGAGGACCGCAGCCACATGGACTACCCCCTGTTGCTCGGGCGTGACGTCCTGGAACACTACCGCGTCGACGTGCGCCGCCGGTCGGACGACGAGGAACGCGGCGACGGCGAGTTGCTGGAGGAGTAG
- a CDS encoding zinc ribbon domain-containing protein — translation MPYCDRHNEVYSGAECPACADGASAEGRDGATTPTSADDGGGDGIGGLVDDAVSAAEDAVESVESDGDVVVGDQRKDVDRSTTVVDDSTEVHDRSTTVDDSIVDGSTIGAGGEGEGGRTVVDDSVVKDSEVGGSGETDIEDSVLDDATVGGEHVESAVGDPEPTEPDPAPEPNPDPSGTDDDSAFCIYCGTEIPATAGFCPACGEEQ, via the coding sequence ATGCCCTACTGCGACCGACACAACGAGGTGTACAGCGGAGCGGAGTGTCCGGCCTGCGCCGACGGAGCGTCGGCCGAGGGACGGGACGGCGCGACGACCCCGACGTCGGCCGACGACGGCGGGGGCGACGGCATCGGCGGCCTGGTCGACGACGCCGTCTCGGCCGCGGAGGACGCCGTCGAGTCGGTCGAATCGGACGGCGACGTGGTCGTCGGAGACCAGCGCAAGGACGTCGATCGGAGCACCACCGTCGTCGACGACAGCACGGAGGTACACGACCGGAGCACCACGGTCGACGACAGCATCGTCGACGGGTCGACGATCGGTGCCGGCGGCGAGGGCGAAGGCGGGCGAACCGTCGTCGACGACAGCGTCGTCAAGGACTCCGAGGTCGGTGGGAGCGGGGAGACCGACATCGAGGACAGCGTCCTCGACGACGCGACCGTCGGCGGCGAACACGTGGAGTCGGCGGTGGGTGATCCGGAACCGACGGAGCCCGATCCGGCGCCCGAGCCGAACCCGGACCCGTCGGGAACCGACGACGACTCGGCCTTTTGCATCTACTGTGGGACCGAGATTCCGGCGACTGCGGGGTTCTGTCCCGCCTGCGGGGAAGAGCAGTGA